The following proteins come from a genomic window of Paenibacillus spongiae:
- the fdhA gene encoding formaldehyde dehydrogenase, glutathione-independent, with translation MMDNRAVVYVEPGKVEVRDISYPDLVLRDGPGVNPLNVGRKCEHGVILKVVTTNICGSDQHMVRGRTTAPSGLVLGHEITGEVIEVGRDVEFIKKGDLVSVPFNIACGRCRNCKERNTHVCDNVNPDRPGSAYGYVDMGGWVGGQSEYVMVPYADFQLLKFPDKEQAMEKILDLTMLSDIFPTGYHGAVSAGVKPGSTVYIAGAGPVGLAAAHSAQLLGASVVIVGDLNAERLMQARSFGCETVNLREHPNLGEQIEQIIGEPEVDCAVDCVGFEAHGHGHAHGEAPATVLNTIMQVTRAGGRLGIPGLYVTGDPGAVDEDAKIGTLKIRFGLGWAKSHTFVTGQTPVMQYHRNLMQAILSGKAQIAKAVNATKISLAEAPAAYTAFDKGASKKFVIDPHGLVKN, from the coding sequence ATGATGGATAATCGTGCAGTCGTCTATGTGGAACCCGGCAAGGTGGAAGTAAGGGATATTTCCTATCCGGATTTGGTGCTTCGGGACGGACCGGGGGTTAACCCGTTGAACGTCGGCCGCAAGTGCGAGCATGGCGTTATTCTGAAGGTGGTCACGACGAACATCTGCGGCAGCGACCAGCATATGGTGAGAGGCCGCACGACCGCTCCGAGCGGACTTGTATTAGGGCATGAGATCACGGGCGAAGTCATTGAAGTCGGGCGGGACGTGGAGTTCATTAAGAAGGGGGACCTCGTTTCGGTTCCGTTCAATATTGCCTGCGGGCGCTGCCGGAATTGCAAGGAGCGCAACACGCATGTGTGCGATAACGTAAACCCGGACAGACCCGGCTCGGCATATGGCTATGTCGATATGGGCGGATGGGTCGGCGGTCAATCGGAATATGTCATGGTGCCGTACGCGGATTTCCAGCTGTTGAAGTTTCCGGATAAAGAACAGGCGATGGAGAAAATTCTCGATCTGACGATGCTTTCGGACATCTTCCCGACCGGTTATCACGGTGCAGTCAGCGCAGGCGTGAAGCCGGGCTCTACCGTCTATATCGCCGGCGCCGGCCCGGTCGGCTTGGCGGCGGCGCATTCCGCTCAGCTATTGGGCGCATCCGTCGTCATCGTAGGCGACTTGAATGCCGAACGGCTGATGCAGGCGCGCAGCTTCGGCTGCGAGACCGTCAATTTGCGGGAGCATCCGAACCTGGGCGAGCAGATCGAACAGATTATCGGCGAGCCTGAGGTTGATTGCGCCGTGGATTGCGTCGGTTTCGAAGCGCACGGCCACGGTCATGCGCATGGCGAAGCGCCGGCTACGGTCTTGAATACGATTATGCAGGTCACTCGGGCAGGCGGACGCCTGGGTATTCCCGGTCTATACGTAACGGGCGACCCTGGGGCCGTCGACGAGGATGCCAAGATCGGCACGCTCAAAATCCGTTTCGGCCTCGGGTGGGCGAAATCCCACACATTCGTAACGGGCCAAACGCCGGTCATGCAGTATCACCGCAACCTGATGCAGGCCATTCTTAGCGGCAAAGCCCAAATCGCCAAAGCGGTCAACGCGACGAAAATTTCGCTGGCAGAGGCCCCTGCCGCCTATACGGCATTCGATAAAGGCGCCTCCAAGAAGTTCGTCATCGACCCGCACGGCTTGGTCAAGAACTGA
- a CDS encoding Na+/H+ antiporter produces the protein MELLLTVLIFIALIGLSNVLYRFLPFIPVPLIQMALGALVAIIPPGIHLELEPEVFFILFIAPLLFHDGKRTPREDLWNLRAPILLMALGLVFATVLVAGYAIHWMIPSLSLPASFALAAILSPTDAVAVGAMAKRIHLPKRVLRLLEGEALMNDASGLVAFKFALGAAMTGSFSLSKAAGSFVLIAVGGLLVGAVLAFLIIRLSLFLRRLGMEDVTTHMLLQLLTPFFIYIVSEELGLSGILAVVAGGVIHAIERDRTASPHFKLQVVSASTWTIVIFVLNGLVFVILGAVIPGLFHTVFRSAAFDNLKVIGYVVAITALLILIRFVWLLLISRGSTLKAAVVTSLSGVRGAVTLVGALSIPFFLDNGQPFPQRDLILFLAGGVILLSLLIASIVLPILMKGSEEPEDAEKAAFDGMVGAGVEVLRRAMKGEHSAHATAMINRFQERTRRLQRADDGKRENGVMRRLEAELRIVGLRAEREELARLEKAARLSPELADQLGDIVDRTESLLVERLDDKFISSWAEVRRLVSSLFAVSVNGGDDSACTDGLSVLEAKAMMAEAAIRAVQASRNEQNHAAADVVLAHYGLLKARVNSTGEDCKERKRDAQQLHKSGIGQDEAQKEPSDEQALPDDRELDLQIHALQGQRDYVEELYEKGEINRKLAAKLRRFVNELETAILEEG, from the coding sequence ATGGAACTGCTGCTGACCGTACTTATTTTTATCGCACTCATTGGATTGTCCAACGTATTGTATCGATTCCTCCCCTTTATCCCGGTTCCGCTCATTCAGATGGCCCTTGGCGCCCTTGTCGCCATCATTCCCCCGGGCATACATCTGGAGCTGGAGCCTGAAGTTTTCTTCATTCTGTTTATCGCGCCGCTTCTGTTCCATGACGGCAAGCGGACGCCCCGGGAAGATCTATGGAATCTGCGGGCGCCTATTTTGCTGATGGCATTGGGGCTTGTCTTTGCGACGGTGCTGGTGGCCGGCTATGCGATCCACTGGATGATTCCGTCCCTATCGCTGCCTGCTTCCTTCGCGCTTGCGGCGATTCTGTCTCCGACCGATGCAGTCGCCGTAGGCGCGATGGCCAAGCGGATTCATCTCCCCAAGCGCGTGCTGCGTCTGTTGGAAGGCGAGGCGCTCATGAATGACGCCTCCGGCCTGGTGGCGTTCAAGTTTGCTCTTGGCGCGGCTATGACGGGATCGTTCTCGCTGTCCAAGGCGGCGGGCAGCTTTGTTCTGATCGCCGTCGGCGGTCTGCTTGTAGGTGCGGTGCTTGCCTTTCTGATTATTCGCTTGAGCTTGTTTCTAAGGCGGCTCGGCATGGAAGACGTAACGACGCACATGCTGCTGCAGCTATTAACGCCGTTTTTTATTTATATCGTTAGCGAAGAGCTCGGACTGTCCGGTATCCTTGCCGTGGTTGCCGGCGGCGTCATCCATGCGATTGAAAGAGACCGTACCGCTTCGCCGCATTTCAAGCTGCAAGTGGTGTCGGCCAGCACATGGACGATCGTTATTTTCGTTCTGAACGGCCTGGTCTTCGTTATTCTGGGCGCGGTTATACCGGGCTTATTCCATACGGTCTTTCGAAGCGCCGCATTCGACAATTTGAAGGTTATCGGATACGTGGTGGCCATTACAGCACTATTAATCCTCATCCGGTTTGTATGGCTGCTGCTGATCTCGCGCGGGTCGACCTTGAAGGCTGCCGTCGTTACGTCCCTGTCCGGCGTACGCGGCGCGGTGACGCTGGTCGGCGCCTTGTCGATCCCGTTCTTTCTCGATAACGGACAGCCGTTTCCGCAGCGGGATTTGATTCTGTTTCTGGCCGGCGGCGTCATCCTGCTGTCGCTTCTTATCGCGAGCATCGTTCTTCCGATTCTGATGAAAGGATCGGAAGAGCCCGAAGATGCTGAGAAAGCGGCTTTCGATGGCATGGTCGGGGCAGGCGTGGAGGTGCTGAGGCGGGCGATGAAAGGCGAACATTCGGCTCATGCCACTGCGATGATCAACAGGTTTCAAGAGCGCACCCGTCGTTTGCAGCGCGCGGATGACGGGAAGCGTGAGAACGGCGTCATGCGCCGGTTAGAGGCGGAGCTCCGCATTGTGGGACTCCGGGCCGAGCGAGAGGAATTGGCTCGTCTGGAGAAGGCGGCGCGATTGTCGCCGGAGCTTGCCGATCAGCTGGGCGATATCGTCGACCGGACCGAATCGCTTCTTGTTGAGCGACTGGACGACAAATTTATAAGCTCTTGGGCAGAAGTGCGCCGCCTGGTATCCAGCTTGTTTGCGGTATCCGTGAACGGCGGCGATGACTCGGCATGTACCGACGGTCTGAGCGTCCTGGAAGCCAAAGCAATGATGGCCGAAGCTGCGATTAGAGCTGTTCAGGCGTCCCGCAACGAGCAGAATCATGCAGCTGCCGACGTCGTTCTTGCTCATTACGGGCTGCTGAAGGCAAGGGTGAACAGCACCGGCGAGGACTGCAAGGAGCGTAAGCGGGATGCTCAGCAGCTGCATAAGTCAGGTATCGGGCAAGACGAGGCGCAGAAGGAACCGTCCGATGAACAAGCTTTGCCGGATGATCGCGAGCTCGATCTCCAGATCCATGCGTTGCAGGGACAGCGCGACTATGTGGAGGAGCTCTACGAGAAGGGCGAAATCAACCGGAAGCTAGCCGCTAAGCTGCGTCGGTTCGTCAATGAGCTGGAGACCGCTATTTTGGAGGAAGGATGA
- a CDS encoding TetR/AcrR family transcriptional regulator, which yields MAGNKNASQETRASIIKTAKKLFMELGYRAVSTRQIADACGLTQPALYHHFSDKESLYVEVLQTVCSETRRALERIIKREQHIRNRLVQIVHYMMASHPDDLNTMFHDIRHELSAPSQAAILQCWQEAYLLPIVGVFEAGQQEGRLRDPRQFGMDADMSARLLMGLINQSLQRPPVPDHVRGTRAARGLEQQAQTLVDIILYGLASPDERPDPRSAD from the coding sequence ATGGCGGGTAACAAGAACGCATCTCAAGAGACACGCGCCAGCATCATCAAGACCGCCAAGAAGCTGTTTATGGAGCTGGGCTATCGGGCTGTTTCCACCCGGCAGATTGCCGATGCCTGCGGGTTGACTCAGCCTGCCCTGTATCATCATTTCTCCGATAAGGAGTCGCTCTATGTGGAGGTTCTTCAAACCGTCTGCAGCGAGACGCGAAGGGCGCTGGAGCGGATCATCAAGCGGGAGCAGCACATTCGGAACCGGCTCGTCCAAATCGTCCACTACATGATGGCCAGCCATCCCGATGATCTAAACACCATGTTCCACGATATTCGGCATGAGCTGAGCGCCCCCTCGCAAGCCGCCATTCTGCAATGCTGGCAGGAAGCCTATCTGCTTCCCATCGTCGGCGTATTCGAAGCCGGGCAGCAGGAGGGCAGGCTGCGCGATCCGCGGCAATTCGGCATGGATGCAGACATGTCCGCCCGATTATTAATGGGGCTGATCAACCAATCGCTGCAGCGCCCGCCGGTACCCGATCACGTGCGGGGCACAAGGGCTGCCCGGGGATTGGAGCAGCAGGCGCAGACGCTTGTCGATATCATCCTGTATGGCCTGGCCTCGCCTGACGAGCGCCCGGATCCGCGATCTGCGGATTAA
- a CDS encoding MMPL family transporter has translation MSVGPFERFAQAVGGNKGKWVTLAVWIVLAALLNILLPQANSQKDNTLSNFDASKPSVQAEMLAEEQFPSGSGIPALLTWYRQNGITDEDLAHIQKLSKELGASPVPHQQFVVPLDQMPLPALKQQLSEDGTTFVQTVLFDKTVESSELKLGLEAIVSKSEAIFGINPTEVKLGDANNIALRLTGPVGIAVDASGLFSSADVSLLIATVLLVLIFLLLIYRSPILALIPLIAVGFAYGATTPLLGWMAEQGWIAYDSQGLSIMTVLLFGAGTDYCLFLIARFRSELKEEGSKLTALKLAFSGSSGAIAMSGLTVVFSLLVLLLAQYGTIRRFSVPFSLSILIMMVASLTLVPALLGIFGRMSFYPFVPRTKAMQAERAKKKGKPAPVFTSKPAFGDRLGGSVVRKPWTITITALIVLVIGAGFATQVKYTFDTLSSFPADTQSREGFSLIADHFNPGELAPVQVLVQTEGKNADVKEKLAALPFVKVVSDAREGETDAALLSYEVQLADNPYSVAAMDRLPEIRSAAEQSLEEAGVSGAADKVWIAGQTAEQYDTRETTNRDARVIIPVIIVMIALLLLVYLRSVTAMAYLIITVLLSYFSALGLGWVLLHYGFGVDAIQGLIPLYSFVFIVALGEDYNIFMVSSIWKKSRAMPLAQAIKEGVSETSSVITSAGLILAGTFSVLATLPIQVLVQFGTVTAIGVLLDTFIVRPFLVPALTAIFGKRAFWPSKAGYEERVSQPDQA, from the coding sequence ATGTCCGTAGGACCATTCGAGAGATTCGCCCAGGCGGTAGGCGGAAACAAAGGAAAGTGGGTTACGCTTGCCGTCTGGATCGTGCTTGCGGCTCTTCTGAATATACTGCTGCCGCAGGCGAACTCGCAGAAGGACAACACCTTGAGCAATTTTGACGCCAGCAAGCCCTCTGTCCAGGCCGAGATGCTCGCAGAGGAGCAATTCCCTTCCGGCTCCGGCATCCCCGCCCTGCTGACCTGGTACCGGCAGAACGGCATTACCGACGAGGATCTCGCCCATATTCAGAAGCTGTCGAAGGAGCTTGGCGCAAGCCCCGTCCCCCACCAGCAGTTCGTCGTACCGCTGGATCAGATGCCTCTTCCCGCACTCAAGCAGCAGCTGTCGGAGGACGGCACCACATTCGTTCAGACGGTGCTGTTTGACAAGACGGTCGAATCCTCCGAGCTGAAGCTCGGTCTGGAAGCGATTGTCTCCAAATCCGAAGCGATCTTCGGAATCAATCCAACGGAGGTCAAGCTGGGGGATGCAAATAACATCGCGCTCCGGTTAACCGGCCCGGTCGGCATTGCCGTCGATGCAAGCGGATTGTTCAGCAGCGCGGATGTTTCGCTGCTTATCGCTACCGTGCTGCTCGTCCTCATTTTTCTCTTGCTCATCTACCGTTCGCCGATTCTGGCTTTGATTCCGCTTATCGCCGTCGGCTTTGCCTACGGAGCGACGACGCCGCTGCTGGGCTGGATGGCGGAGCAAGGCTGGATCGCCTATGATTCACAGGGTCTCTCCATCATGACCGTCTTATTGTTCGGCGCCGGTACCGACTACTGCCTGTTCCTCATCGCCCGCTTCCGGAGCGAATTGAAGGAGGAAGGCAGCAAGCTGACCGCCCTCAAGCTGGCGTTCAGCGGCTCATCCGGAGCCATCGCGATGAGCGGGCTGACCGTCGTCTTCTCGCTGCTCGTCCTGCTGTTGGCCCAATACGGCACCATTCGGCGGTTCTCCGTTCCGTTCAGCTTGTCGATTCTCATTATGATGGTGGCCAGCTTAACGCTTGTGCCCGCCCTGCTCGGTATATTCGGCCGGATGTCGTTCTACCCGTTCGTTCCGAGAACGAAGGCGATGCAGGCCGAAAGGGCGAAGAAGAAAGGCAAGCCCGCTCCCGTATTCACATCGAAACCAGCCTTCGGCGACCGTCTGGGCGGCAGTGTCGTGCGGAAGCCGTGGACGATAACGATCACTGCCCTGATCGTTCTTGTCATCGGGGCCGGGTTCGCCACGCAGGTGAAATATACCTTCGATACCCTCTCGTCCTTCCCGGCCGACACGCAATCCCGAGAAGGCTTCTCCTTGATCGCGGACCACTTTAACCCGGGCGAGCTGGCGCCGGTTCAGGTGCTGGTGCAGACCGAGGGCAAGAACGCCGATGTGAAGGAGAAGCTGGCCGCGCTGCCATTCGTGAAGGTCGTATCCGACGCGCGAGAAGGGGAGACGGATGCCGCGCTGCTCAGCTACGAGGTGCAGCTGGCGGATAATCCTTACTCCGTGGCCGCCATGGACCGGCTGCCGGAAATCCGCAGCGCCGCTGAGCAGTCCCTTGAAGAGGCCGGCGTTTCCGGAGCGGCGGATAAGGTTTGGATTGCCGGCCAGACGGCCGAGCAATACGATACCCGCGAGACGACAAACCGGGATGCGCGGGTCATCATTCCCGTCATTATCGTTATGATTGCCCTGCTGCTGCTCGTCTATCTGCGTTCGGTCACGGCCATGGCCTATTTGATCATAACCGTCCTGTTGTCGTACTTCAGCGCGCTAGGCTTAGGCTGGGTTCTGCTCCACTACGGCTTCGGAGTGGATGCGATTCAAGGACTTATACCGCTCTATTCCTTCGTCTTTATCGTTGCGCTTGGCGAGGACTACAACATCTTCATGGTGTCCAGCATCTGGAAGAAGAGCCGTGCGATGCCGCTTGCCCAAGCGATCAAAGAGGGCGTATCGGAGACCAGCTCGGTCATCACATCCGCCGGGCTCATTCTGGCCGGTACTTTCTCCGTACTGGCGACGCTCCCTATTCAAGTGCTCGTCCAGTTCGGCACCGTAACCGCAATCGGCGTTCTGCTCGATACGTTCATCGTGAGGCCGTTCCTCGTCCCTGCCTTGACAGCGATCTTCGGCAAACGGGCCTTCTGGCCATCCAAAGCCGGTTACGAAGAACGCGTCTCGCAGCCCGATCAAGCTTAG
- a CDS encoding amidohydrolase family protein, producing MKIDSHQHYWLTSRTDYGWLQPSVKRLYADYMPDDLRRLLNANGIDKTIIVQAAPTVAETEFMLGIAREEETVAGVVGWVDLTAPDFEQDWQRLREEPYFVGIRPMIQDLPSEWILQDIVVERLRILADEQFPLDLQANLRHLPYLVQLLEQIPHLRAVVDHLAKPDIPAGMLEPWGTQMEQIASFPNVMCKLSGMVPGTLDEPWTNEGIRPFAERAIEAFGRKRVMFGSDWPVCLLSASYDQTVSLFEACLTGEWSEEERADAYGGNAARFYRLNV from the coding sequence ATGAAGATTGATTCTCACCAGCATTATTGGCTGACCTCGCGCACCGACTACGGCTGGCTGCAGCCTTCCGTGAAGCGGCTGTATGCCGATTATATGCCCGATGACCTGAGGCGGCTCCTCAATGCCAACGGAATCGACAAGACGATCATCGTTCAAGCCGCGCCGACCGTTGCCGAAACCGAGTTTATGCTCGGCATCGCGCGGGAGGAAGAGACCGTTGCGGGAGTCGTAGGCTGGGTGGATCTGACCGCCCCCGATTTCGAGCAGGACTGGCAGCGTCTTCGGGAGGAGCCGTATTTTGTCGGAATCCGGCCGATGATTCAAGATTTGCCTTCCGAGTGGATTCTGCAGGATATCGTCGTGGAGCGTCTGCGTATTTTGGCGGACGAGCAGTTTCCTCTCGATCTGCAGGCCAACCTGCGGCACCTGCCTTATCTCGTGCAGCTGCTGGAACAGATACCGCATCTGCGCGCCGTCGTGGATCATCTGGCTAAGCCGGACATTCCGGCCGGTATGCTGGAGCCTTGGGGCACGCAGATGGAGCAGATCGCTTCGTTCCCGAATGTCATGTGCAAGCTGTCCGGCATGGTTCCCGGCACATTGGACGAGCCGTGGACGAACGAAGGGATACGGCCTTTTGCGGAACGCGCGATCGAAGCTTTCGGCCGGAAGCGGGTCATGTTCGGATCGGATTGGCCGGTATGCCTGCTGTCCGCTTCGTACGACCAGACCGTAAGCTTGTTCGAGGCATGCCTGACGGGAGAATGGAGCGAAGAGGAACGGGCCGATGCGTACGGCGGCAATGCAGCCCGGTTTTATCGTTTGAACGTCTAG
- a CDS encoding SGNH/GDSL hydrolase family protein — protein sequence MTTRRQTAESFIFVKEELLKLRYLPQRSDAFQVSSHADALHPDRVVYTEGADYTVDYENGWIGRIAGSRIPDWSKHALYGVSDFNHTLYEDYSNRNYTVYAEYSYVSGQEAGEAAQAAGSGGPDILKRTASKLQAGEEALYVVYGDSISTGGEASADKFTYFHRFAEHLKRLYPGGSIRIVNKSIGGEATGGGAGRVEEDVLPLKPDLITIGYGMNDQNKYEHGNGTSLMDFERYLRRMIEAIRDHAGSDIVLVTPCSPNPLWRHTSGQTRDYAAVIRRLGAEYGLGVADVYMVWERELAAGKTPESLLLNNINHPNDYGHYLYYLAFAEMLASQPAEQ from the coding sequence ATGACAACAAGGAGGCAGACGGCAGAATCGTTCATATTCGTGAAGGAGGAATTGCTGAAGCTGCGGTATTTGCCCCAGCGGAGCGATGCCTTTCAAGTAAGCAGCCATGCGGATGCGCTGCATCCTGACCGGGTTGTGTATACGGAAGGCGCGGATTATACCGTCGACTACGAGAACGGGTGGATCGGCCGGATAGCCGGAAGCCGGATTCCGGATTGGTCGAAGCATGCCTTGTACGGTGTCTCGGATTTCAATCATACGTTATACGAAGACTACAGCAACCGTAATTATACGGTATATGCCGAGTATTCCTACGTGAGCGGGCAAGAAGCGGGAGAGGCTGCGCAGGCAGCCGGCAGCGGCGGTCCTGACATCCTGAAACGAACGGCAAGCAAGCTTCAGGCCGGCGAAGAAGCGCTCTATGTCGTATACGGGGACAGCATCAGCACGGGAGGAGAAGCAAGCGCGGACAAGTTCACCTACTTCCATCGCTTCGCCGAACATCTGAAGCGGCTGTATCCGGGCGGGAGCATCCGAATCGTCAATAAGTCCATCGGCGGCGAGGCAACTGGCGGCGGGGCAGGCCGGGTAGAGGAGGATGTCCTGCCGCTTAAGCCCGACTTAATCACAATCGGTTACGGGATGAACGACCAGAACAAGTATGAGCATGGCAATGGCACTTCGCTGATGGACTTCGAGCGTTATTTGCGCCGCATGATTGAAGCCATCCGCGATCACGCCGGCAGCGATATCGTACTCGTGACCCCCTGCTCGCCGAACCCGTTATGGCGCCATACGAGCGGACAAACCCGCGACTATGCGGCCGTAATCCGGCGGCTCGGCGCAGAATACGGACTAGGCGTTGCGGACGTGTATATGGTATGGGAGCGGGAGCTGGCTGCGGGCAAGACGCCGGAGAGCCTGCTGCTTAACAATATTAATCACCCGAATGATTATGGCCATTATTTGTATTACTTGGCGTTTGCGGAGATGCTCGCAAGCCAGCCCGCTGAACAATAG
- a CDS encoding alcohol dehydrogenase catalytic domain-containing protein: MKAKAVVFTDVRQVSYEEVEVPEQGPEEVTVELEYSWISNGTESSFLKGERITGEQVTRPEDILPFPQVAGYQKVGIVRSVGAQVRDLKPGDRVFASVSRVDGMAFDHGGHVNPAVTHRSQVWKLPEGADPIAYSGLVLTQVGYNCGMRPSVDEGDFAVVIGDGMVGQWAAQTLAHRGAEVLVLGRHDRRLALLPEGIRGFNVRKQPLQEAIGARRDIAVVVDSIGAMDTFRQLMPSMKHNSHLVSAGFLGTTGMVDIQELRPQEITLHCPSGWSPERMDGTLAGIRDGWLQTAPLITHILPASQGAEAWRLILEKSEFFLGIVLDWRSES, from the coding sequence ATGAAAGCGAAAGCCGTCGTGTTTACGGACGTAAGGCAAGTGAGTTATGAAGAAGTCGAGGTGCCCGAGCAAGGACCCGAGGAGGTCACGGTCGAGCTGGAATATTCATGGATCAGCAACGGCACCGAATCCTCCTTCCTGAAGGGGGAGCGCATAACGGGCGAGCAGGTGACCCGCCCTGAGGATATCCTGCCGTTCCCGCAGGTGGCCGGCTATCAGAAGGTCGGCATCGTGCGCAGCGTCGGCGCTCAGGTGCGGGACCTGAAGCCGGGCGACCGGGTATTCGCATCGGTCAGCAGAGTGGACGGGATGGCCTTCGACCACGGCGGTCACGTGAATCCGGCCGTTACGCACCGGAGTCAAGTATGGAAGCTCCCCGAAGGCGCCGACCCGATCGCCTACAGCGGGCTCGTTCTGACGCAGGTAGGCTATAATTGCGGCATGCGTCCGTCGGTCGACGAAGGCGATTTCGCCGTTGTGATCGGCGACGGGATGGTCGGCCAATGGGCAGCCCAGACGCTGGCACATCGCGGCGCGGAGGTGCTGGTGCTTGGCCGCCATGACCGCAGGCTGGCGCTGCTTCCCGAAGGAATCCGCGGGTTCAACGTCCGGAAGCAGCCGCTGCAGGAAGCGATCGGCGCCCGGCGCGACATCGCCGTCGTCGTGGATTCGATCGGCGCCATGGATACGTTCCGCCAATTGATGCCTTCCATGAAGCATAACAGCCATCTCGTATCGGCCGGGTTCCTCGGGACGACGGGCATGGTCGATATTCAGGAGCTGCGGCCGCAGGAAATCACGCTTCATTGCCCGTCCGGCTGGTCGCCAGAGCGCATGGACGGCACGCTGGCGGGGATTCGGGACGGCTGGCTGCAAACGGCGCCGCTGATCACGCATATTCTCCCGGCCAGTCAGGGCGCAGAAGCTTGGCGGTTGATTTTGGAGAAATCGGAATTTTTCTTAGGGATTGTGCTGGATTGGAGAAGCGAGAGCTAG
- a CDS encoding zinc-dependent alcohol dehydrogenase: MKALQIVGKETFEIIDVPQPVPQDDQVTVRIEIVSTCPRWDMSMMAGKDMFVANREVEYPLPPGFPGHEMAGTVTAVGANVRSLKVGDRVAALEHLAGNGSYAEYLNYREDELIKLPDNVSWKQAVSFELLKCVMIGLLQFDDLKGKSMLVSGLGPAGLLAIQAARLLGANVTAVDINKDRIAYVNKLGIGNAVHAEELGDQRFELGYDCVGASASVQSLLDRVDKHLIVFGVLKGEVRYGEHLWFLGTRLESYRYRKFGQEDQALLLDLVANRGLNTECLQTHHVPLRNYAETVALLRRQEAIKVYAFPPADF, from the coding sequence ATGAAAGCGCTGCAAATTGTTGGGAAAGAAACCTTCGAAATTATCGACGTTCCACAGCCGGTACCGCAGGATGATCAGGTAACGGTCCGGATCGAAATTGTATCCACCTGTCCCCGCTGGGATATGAGCATGATGGCGGGCAAGGACATGTTCGTTGCGAACCGCGAAGTGGAATATCCGCTCCCGCCCGGATTCCCGGGCCATGAAATGGCCGGAACCGTAACGGCTGTCGGCGCCAATGTCCGTTCCCTTAAGGTCGGCGACCGCGTCGCAGCACTGGAGCATCTGGCCGGCAACGGATCTTACGCAGAATACCTGAACTATCGCGAGGATGAGCTGATCAAGCTGCCGGACAACGTGTCATGGAAGCAAGCCGTTTCGTTCGAGCTGCTCAAATGCGTCATGATCGGACTGCTTCAGTTCGACGACCTGAAGGGCAAGTCGATGCTCGTATCCGGTCTCGGGCCGGCCGGCTTGTTGGCGATACAGGCGGCCAGGCTGCTTGGAGCGAATGTGACGGCCGTCGATATTAACAAGGACCGCATCGCCTATGTGAATAAGCTGGGCATCGGCAATGCGGTACATGCCGAAGAGCTGGGCGATCAACGCTTTGAACTGGGCTATGATTGCGTGGGTGCGTCGGCTTCCGTCCAGTCGCTGCTCGATCGCGTGGATAAGCATCTGATCGTATTCGGGGTACTGAAGGGCGAGGTTCGTTACGGGGAGCATCTATGGTTCCTGGGCACAAGGCTCGAATCGTACCGCTACCGCAAATTCGGCCAAGAGGATCAGGCGCTTCTGCTCGACCTCGTGGCGAATCGCGGGCTGAACACGGAATGTCTGCAGACGCATCACGTTCCTCTTCGCAATTACGCAGAGACCGTCGCCCTTCTCCGGAGACAAGAAGCGATTAAAGTGTACGCGTTTCCTCCGGCCGATTTTTAA
- a CDS encoding helix-turn-helix domain-containing protein: MKIRVCGSGTLVRSDDLWAGGVHAANYEMLYIVSGKARFNWNGRVCIAEAPAMFLMPPLTPHQLQSISPEIKFRFLEITDIDESPLDREKMDKWNELQAHNDIFSRTVLAAALLESFDWIYRLHLTGEARQHPDLEQVCLLEVSKIYRLIAYCLDSTPLPAGNPDQSPGRDVEQTVDQLVDFMEWRYKEEITLAALADLVHLNPSYLIRMFKKQKKVTPFEFLRDLRLKAAVSLLSGSTMPVQEIAHETGFGSVHYFCRLFKQTYGQSPAEWRKQLRRG; encoded by the coding sequence TTGAAAATTCGGGTATGCGGTTCCGGCACCCTGGTTCGTTCGGACGACCTATGGGCCGGGGGTGTCCATGCCGCCAACTATGAAATGCTCTATATCGTCTCGGGCAAAGCAAGATTCAATTGGAACGGCCGTGTTTGCATCGCGGAAGCGCCGGCCATGTTCCTGATGCCCCCTCTGACGCCGCATCAGCTGCAAAGCATCTCGCCAGAGATCAAGTTTCGATTCCTCGAAATCACGGATATCGACGAAAGCCCGCTCGACCGGGAGAAGATGGACAAATGGAATGAACTCCAGGCCCATAACGATATTTTTTCCAGAACCGTACTAGCCGCGGCTTTATTGGAATCCTTCGACTGGATCTACCGCCTGCATCTTACCGGTGAAGCCCGCCAGCATCCCGACCTGGAGCAGGTATGTCTGCTGGAAGTGAGCAAGATTTACCGGCTGATTGCATACTGCCTGGACAGCACGCCCCTGCCGGCCGGCAATCCGGATCAATCTCCGGGACGTGACGTCGAACAGACCGTCGACCAGCTTGTCGATTTTATGGAATGGCGCTACAAGGAAGAAATAACGCTGGCGGCGCTCGCGGATCTGGTCCATCTCAATCCTTCCTATCTCATCCGCATGTTTAAGAAGCAAAAGAAGGTCACGCCATTCGAGTTTTTGCGGGATTTGCGCCTGAAAGCGGCGGTTAGCCTGCTGTCGGGCAGCACCATGCCCGTGCAGGAAATCGCGCACGAAACCGGCTTCGGGAGCGTCCATTACTTCTGCCGTTTGTTCAAGCAAACCTACGGCCAGAGCCCTGCCGAATGGCGCAAGCAGCTGCGGAGAGGTTAG